Proteins encoded by one window of Ramlibacter tataouinensis:
- a CDS encoding cbb3-type cytochrome c oxidase subunit I, translating into MDSAVISLLGAFLLSIIGLFVFIWSLRQGLLVENPTAASVIFARGEVGRVDDPALREEGQRSLQQAAHPEPLPATDAGDLQARVRADQSTAFPVFMFAAFACFWLLLGSTAGLTASIKLHTPDWLVQQPWLTFGRIRTVHLQAVLYGWITNAALGMILWVLPRLLRTHLHGAVWTLLGGALINTGIAAGIGAIAAGWSDGMEYLEIPWQAGLFIVAGFVLIILPVLFTLVNRKAEHLYVSAWYMVAGLLWITLLYLVAKLPGVHTGVQQATMNWWFGHNVLGLWFTPVSVGAIYYFLPKIIGRPVRSYNLSILGFWTLAFFYGQVGGHHLIGGPVPGWLVTLSIVQSLMMVIPVVAFSINMGLTLQGRMHLARWSPTLRFMMFGGLMYFASSLQGSMEALRSVNAVTHFTHYTVGHAHLGAYGFVSMVLFGAIYFMMPRVLNWEWPFPRLITLHFWLSAIGIGTYFTSLTIGGWLQGLAMLDPARAFMESVTLTIPYLQWRSIGGGLLLLAHLVFVGHFMAMALRFGPMRTGAALFGARQPLEPAYGK; encoded by the coding sequence ATGGACAGCGCCGTCATCAGCCTGCTGGGCGCCTTCCTGCTGTCGATCATCGGCCTGTTCGTCTTCATCTGGTCGCTGCGCCAGGGCCTGCTGGTGGAGAACCCGACGGCCGCCTCGGTGATCTTCGCGCGCGGCGAAGTCGGCCGCGTCGACGATCCCGCGCTGCGCGAAGAAGGCCAGCGCTCGCTGCAGCAGGCGGCGCACCCCGAACCGCTGCCCGCCACCGATGCCGGCGACCTGCAGGCGCGCGTGCGGGCCGACCAGTCCACCGCGTTCCCGGTGTTCATGTTCGCGGCCTTCGCCTGCTTCTGGCTGCTGCTCGGCTCGACGGCCGGACTCACCGCTTCGATCAAGCTGCACACGCCCGACTGGCTGGTGCAGCAGCCCTGGCTGACCTTCGGGCGCATCCGCACCGTGCACCTGCAGGCCGTGCTGTACGGCTGGATCACCAATGCCGCGCTCGGCATGATCCTGTGGGTGCTGCCGCGCCTGCTGCGCACCCACCTGCACGGCGCCGTCTGGACCCTGCTGGGCGGGGCGTTGATCAACACCGGCATCGCCGCCGGCATCGGCGCCATCGCCGCCGGCTGGAGCGACGGCATGGAGTACCTGGAGATCCCCTGGCAGGCCGGCCTGTTCATCGTGGCCGGCTTCGTGCTGATCATCCTGCCGGTGCTCTTCACACTGGTGAACCGCAAGGCCGAGCACCTGTACGTGAGCGCCTGGTACATGGTGGCGGGGCTGCTGTGGATCACGCTGCTGTACCTGGTGGCCAAGCTGCCGGGCGTGCACACCGGGGTGCAGCAGGCCACCATGAACTGGTGGTTCGGCCACAACGTGCTGGGCCTGTGGTTCACGCCGGTCAGCGTGGGCGCGATCTACTACTTCCTGCCCAAGATCATCGGCCGGCCGGTGCGCTCGTACAACCTGTCGATCCTGGGCTTCTGGACGCTGGCCTTCTTCTACGGCCAGGTCGGCGGCCACCACCTGATCGGCGGGCCGGTGCCCGGCTGGCTGGTCACGCTGTCGATCGTGCAGAGCCTGATGATGGTGATCCCGGTGGTCGCCTTCTCGATCAACATGGGGCTGACGCTGCAGGGGCGCATGCACCTGGCGCGCTGGTCGCCGACGCTTCGCTTCATGATGTTCGGCGGCCTGATGTATTTCGCGTCCTCACTGCAAGGCTCGATGGAGGCGCTGCGCAGCGTCAACGCCGTGACCCACTTCACGCACTACACGGTCGGCCACGCGCACCTGGGCGCCTACGGTTTCGTCAGCATGGTGCTGTTCGGCGCCATCTACTTCATGATGCCGCGCGTGCTGAACTGGGAATGGCCGTTTCCCAGGCTGATCACGCTGCACTTCTGGCTGTCGGCGATCGGCATCGGCACCTACTTCACCTCTTTGACCATCGGCGGCTGGCTGCAGGGACTGGCGATGCTGGATCCGGCCCGCGCCTTCATGGAATCGGTGACGCTGACCATTCCCTACCTGCAGTGGCGCTCGATCGGCGGTGGCCTGCTGCTGCTGGCGCACCTGGTGTTTGTCGGCCACTTCATGGCCATGGCGCTGCGCTTCGGCCCGATGCGCACCGGCGCCGCGCTGTTCGGCGCCCGCCAACCGCTGGAACCCGCGTATGGAAAATGA
- a CDS encoding cbb3-type cytochrome c oxidase subunit II, with protein MENEIKLAAGAMVALGVATAALVVLPYVQARDITPPAKLKPYTDAQMRGRAVYIANGCVYCHSQQPRDRGLGPDLQRGWGRASVPGDYYYDKPHLLGSMRTGPDLFNIGARQPSKDWHLGHLYQPRAYVPDSIMPAYPYLFRIKDAEEARREGDQPITLPPGYGPRIDQVVVPTPEALDLVKYLQGLNHTYPVLPAPAAR; from the coding sequence ATGGAAAATGAGATCAAGCTCGCCGCCGGTGCGATGGTGGCTCTGGGCGTCGCCACCGCCGCGCTGGTAGTGCTGCCCTATGTGCAGGCGCGCGACATCACGCCGCCGGCCAAGCTCAAGCCCTATACCGATGCGCAAATGCGCGGGCGCGCGGTCTACATCGCCAACGGCTGCGTGTACTGCCACAGCCAGCAGCCGCGCGACCGCGGGCTCGGGCCCGACCTGCAGCGCGGCTGGGGCCGCGCCTCGGTGCCCGGCGACTACTACTACGACAAGCCGCACCTGCTGGGCAGCATGCGCACTGGGCCCGACCTGTTCAACATCGGCGCGCGCCAGCCCAGCAAGGACTGGCACCTGGGGCACCTGTACCAGCCGCGCGCCTATGTGCCGGACTCGATCATGCCGGCCTACCCCTACCTGTTCCGCATCAAGGACGCCGAAGAGGCCAGGCGCGAAGGCGACCAGCCGATCACCCTGCCGCCCGGCTACGGCCCGCGCATCGACCAGGTGGTGGTGCCCACGCCCGAGGCGCTGGACCTGGTGAAGTATTTGCAGGGTTTGAACCACACCTACCCGGTGCTGCCCGCGCCGGCTGCGCGCTGA
- a CDS encoding c-type cytochrome, whose protein sequence is MATQAPAPTPQQLREQADPTERSHPIPLIVAGITLAMVLAGAGYILLSEPFGAPALGDQRTMADLSGPPAGAAVDGKQVYTANCVGCHQASGAGLPNVFPPLDGSEWVNGQPRVLANILLHGITGELTVKGTSYKGAMPSFAQLGDAELAAVASYVRSNWSNKAESVEAALFATERKASVRDKPFDGGAELKALAGGG, encoded by the coding sequence ATGGCCACCCAAGCCCCCGCTCCGACGCCGCAGCAATTGCGCGAACAAGCCGACCCCACCGAACGCAGCCATCCCATTCCGCTGATCGTGGCCGGCATCACGCTGGCCATGGTGCTGGCCGGCGCCGGCTACATCCTGTTGTCGGAGCCGTTCGGCGCGCCGGCACTGGGCGACCAGCGCACGATGGCCGACCTCTCCGGCCCACCGGCCGGCGCCGCCGTCGATGGCAAGCAGGTCTACACCGCCAACTGCGTGGGCTGCCACCAGGCCAGCGGGGCCGGCCTGCCCAACGTGTTCCCGCCGCTGGACGGCTCCGAATGGGTCAACGGTCAGCCACGCGTGCTGGCCAACATCCTGCTGCACGGCATCACCGGCGAGCTGACGGTCAAGGGCACCAGCTACAAGGGCGCGATGCCGTCATTTGCGCAATTGGGCGACGCCGAACTGGCGGCCGTCGCCAGCTACGTGCGATCCAACTGGTCGAACAAGGCGGAGTCCGTCGAAGCCGCCCTGTTCGCCACCGAACGCAAGGCCAGCGTGCGCGACAAGCCCTTCGACGGCGGCGCCGAGCTGAAGGCGCTGGCCGGCGGCGGCTGA
- a CDS encoding RrF2 family transcriptional regulator, with translation MRLARMTDYAIRLLMYVAQQPDRLCTIAEVAGAYGISETHLMKITHQLALAGWLGTTRGKGGGIRLARPPGQIPLGGVVRTMEPDFFIVECFSTGNTCSLTGSCELTGVMDGALRQFMEHLDSHTLADILPPAPGASRPIRMHPPAKAMVKAT, from the coding sequence ATGCGACTGGCGCGCATGACCGATTACGCCATCCGGCTGCTGATGTACGTGGCGCAGCAGCCGGACCGGCTTTGCACCATCGCCGAGGTGGCCGGTGCGTACGGCATCTCCGAGACCCACCTGATGAAGATCACCCACCAGCTCGCGCTGGCGGGGTGGCTGGGCACCACGCGCGGCAAGGGCGGCGGCATCCGGCTGGCGCGGCCGCCAGGGCAGATCCCGCTGGGCGGCGTGGTGCGCACCATGGAGCCGGATTTCTTCATCGTCGAGTGCTTCTCCACCGGCAACACCTGTTCGCTCACCGGCAGTTGCGAGCTGACCGGCGTGATGGATGGCGCGCTGCGCCAGTTCATGGAGCACCTGGACTCGCACACGTTGGCCGACATACTGCCGCCGGCGCCCGGCGCGTCCAGGCCCATCCGCATGCACCCGCCTGCGAAGGCGATGGTGAAGGCAACCTGA
- a CDS encoding SCO family protein: MLRTAFACAVLLLGAGLGAGWLTHGFQVWTAEGARRLEVLQRPIDVPAVPVQGPGVAARDLHDLLAGGQQVTIVDFIYTHCESLCLSLGNTYQQMQAALQATGKDTGVRLLSVSFDPQRDTVEQLLSHAKRMKADPAVWRFVRVPGEPELQRVLDRFQVVIVPDGRGDFQHNAALLVVDAQGRLVRIFDIAEQQLALDYARHLAAGGEL, encoded by the coding sequence ATGCTGCGCACCGCCTTCGCCTGCGCCGTTCTGCTACTGGGCGCCGGGCTCGGCGCCGGCTGGCTCACGCACGGCTTCCAGGTGTGGACCGCCGAAGGCGCGCGAAGGCTTGAGGTGCTGCAACGGCCGATCGATGTGCCCGCCGTGCCGGTGCAGGGCCCGGGCGTGGCGGCGCGCGACCTGCACGACCTGCTGGCCGGCGGCCAGCAGGTCACCATCGTCGATTTCATCTACACCCATTGCGAGAGCCTGTGCCTTTCGCTGGGCAACACGTACCAGCAGATGCAGGCCGCGTTGCAAGCCACCGGCAAGGACACCGGGGTGCGCCTGCTCTCCGTGAGCTTCGATCCGCAGCGCGATACGGTGGAGCAGCTGCTCTCGCATGCAAAGCGGATGAAAGCCGATCCCGCCGTGTGGCGCTTCGTGCGCGTGCCCGGCGAGCCGGAGCTGCAACGCGTGCTGGACCGCTTCCAGGTGGTGATCGTGCCCGACGGCCGGGGTGACTTCCAGCACAACGCCGCGCTGCTGGTGGTGGATGCGCAAGGGCGGCTGGTGCGCATCTTCGACATCGCCGAGCAGCAGCTGGCGCTGGACTATGCGCGACACCTGGCGGCCGGCGGCGAACTGTGA
- the fdxA gene encoding ferredoxin FdxA codes for MAFVVTESCIQCKYTDCVAVCPMDCFLEGPNFLVIHPDECIDCSMCVPECPVGAIAAEHEVPTGQEAFVEINRRIAQSGKWPRLSRRKAPLPGHEDAARLVAKRHLLEEG; via the coding sequence ATGGCGTTTGTCGTCACCGAGAGCTGCATCCAGTGCAAGTACACGGACTGCGTCGCAGTGTGTCCGATGGACTGCTTCCTGGAGGGGCCCAACTTCCTGGTCATCCACCCGGACGAATGCATCGATTGCTCCATGTGCGTGCCGGAGTGCCCCGTGGGCGCCATCGCCGCGGAGCACGAAGTGCCCACCGGGCAGGAGGCATTCGTCGAGATCAACCGGCGGATCGCGCAGTCCGGAAAGTGGCCGCGCCTCAGCCGACGCAAGGCGCCGCTGCCCGGACACGAGGACGCTGCGCGGTTGGTAGCCAAGCGCCATTTGCTGGAAGAAGGGTGA
- a CDS encoding response regulator yields the protein MANILVVDDELGIRDLLSEILNDEGHTVELAQNAAQARTARATARPDLVLLDIWMPDTDGVTLLKEWSSTGQLTMPVIMMSGHATIETAVEATKIGAQSFLEKPITLQKLLKSVEAALTRESAGGNGPVLRPKPGPGYVSPPAVMAELTVEAAMTGGQTIPAPVEMGPQARQVFELDKPLRDARDEFEKSYFEFHLAKEGGSMTRVAEKTGLERTHLYRKLKQLGVDLSRGKRTGA from the coding sequence ATGGCAAACATTCTGGTGGTGGACGACGAACTGGGGATCCGGGACCTGTTGTCCGAGATCCTCAACGACGAAGGCCACACGGTCGAGTTGGCGCAGAACGCCGCCCAGGCCCGCACGGCGCGCGCTACCGCCCGGCCCGACCTGGTGCTGCTGGACATCTGGATGCCCGATACCGACGGCGTCACGCTGCTCAAGGAATGGTCCAGCACCGGCCAGCTGACCATGCCGGTGATCATGATGAGCGGCCACGCCACCATCGAGACGGCGGTCGAGGCCACCAAGATCGGCGCCCAGTCGTTCCTGGAAAAGCCGATCACGCTGCAGAAGCTGCTCAAGTCGGTGGAGGCGGCGCTCACGCGCGAGAGCGCCGGCGGCAACGGCCCGGTGCTGCGGCCCAAGCCCGGCCCCGGCTACGTCTCGCCGCCGGCCGTCATGGCCGAACTCACCGTGGAAGCCGCCATGACCGGCGGGCAGACCATTCCGGCGCCGGTGGAGATGGGGCCGCAGGCGCGGCAAGTCTTCGAGCTGGACAAGCCCTTGCGGGACGCCCGGGACGAATTCGAGAAGAGCTACTTCGAGTTCCACCTGGCCAAGGAAGGCGGCTCCATGACCCGCGTGGCCGAGAAGACGGGACTCGAGCGCACCCACCTCTATCGCAAGCTCAAGCAGCTGGGGGTGGACCTCTCGCGCGGCAAGCGCACCGGAGCCTAG
- a CDS encoding sensor histidine kinase → MDPQASAPPKPAFGSQRALRWALLVGAAVVTAIAIVLLFLLTQATGNRELYERNYGRLFALNMVVAGLLLLVIGWVAVRLVSRLRRGKFGSRLLVKLAAIFALVGFLPGLLIYTVSYQFVSRSIESWFDVKVEGALDAGLSLGRSTLDTLAADLANKTRIAAAQLAEVPDTSAPLALERLREQLAANDLILWAGNGQLAASAGQSRFLLNPERPTPQQVRAARNQRSMAVIEGLEDASPGAVSQARIKALAVVPTGLGLTGEPRLLQATQGLPPTLVGNAVAVQEAYREYQERALAREGLRRMYIGTLTLSLFLAVFGAVFLAVLLGNQLARPLLLLAAGVREVAAGDLSPKPVLLGKDELGGLTRSFAEMTQQLSDARAAVNQSMVQVNAARAHLQTILDNLTAGVIVLDEQGRIDTANPGAARILRVPLAEHLGQPLAGVPGLQAFGAAVLAQFGDFINEQRPQGPNHWQQSFELNPAQVDSPAQSSAITLVARGALMPGDEPGTTARLVVFDDISEIVSAQRAQAWGEVARRLAHEIKNPLTPIQLSAERLAHKLDAKVAEPERAVLRKSVQTIVDQVDAMKRLVNEFRDYARLPAAELKPVDLNGLLADVLHLYAREGESAAGSQVPVRAEIDPACPRILGDAQQLRQVIHNLLQNAQDATEGSAGQEVVVRTQWNATSRRVRLVVQDSGTGFPEHILKRAFEPYVTTKDKGTGLGLAVVKKIADEHGARIDVKNRLEEGAVVGAQVSVSFAVAA, encoded by the coding sequence ATGGACCCGCAGGCCTCGGCACCCCCCAAGCCGGCGTTCGGCAGCCAGCGCGCGTTGCGCTGGGCCTTGCTGGTGGGCGCCGCGGTGGTCACCGCCATCGCGATCGTGCTGCTGTTCCTGCTGACCCAGGCCACCGGCAACCGCGAGCTGTACGAGCGCAACTACGGGCGCCTGTTCGCGCTGAACATGGTGGTCGCCGGGCTGCTGCTGCTGGTGATCGGCTGGGTGGCGGTGCGGCTGGTATCGCGGCTGCGCCGCGGCAAGTTCGGCAGCCGCCTGCTGGTGAAGCTGGCCGCCATCTTCGCGCTGGTCGGCTTCCTGCCCGGCCTGCTGATCTACACGGTGTCCTACCAGTTCGTCTCGCGCTCGATCGAGAGCTGGTTCGACGTCAAGGTCGAAGGCGCGCTGGACGCGGGCCTGAGCCTGGGCCGCTCCACACTCGACACGCTGGCCGCCGACTTGGCCAACAAGACGCGCATCGCCGCCGCCCAGCTGGCCGAGGTGCCCGACACCTCGGCGCCGCTGGCGCTCGAGCGGCTGCGCGAGCAACTGGCCGCCAACGACCTGATCCTGTGGGCCGGCAACGGCCAGCTGGCGGCCAGCGCCGGCCAGTCGCGCTTCCTGCTCAACCCCGAGCGGCCGACCCCTCAGCAGGTGCGCGCGGCCCGCAACCAGCGCTCCATGGCGGTCATCGAGGGGCTGGAGGACGCCAGCCCGGGCGCCGTCAGCCAGGCCCGCATCAAGGCGTTGGCGGTGGTGCCCACCGGCCTGGGGCTGACCGGCGAGCCGCGCCTGCTGCAGGCCACGCAAGGCCTGCCGCCGACCCTGGTGGGGAACGCGGTGGCGGTGCAGGAGGCCTATCGCGAGTACCAGGAACGGGCGCTGGCGCGCGAAGGCCTGCGCCGCATGTACATCGGCACGCTGACGCTGAGCCTGTTCCTGGCCGTGTTCGGGGCGGTCTTCCTGGCGGTGCTGCTGGGCAACCAGCTGGCGCGGCCGCTGCTGCTGCTGGCCGCCGGCGTGCGCGAAGTGGCGGCCGGCGACCTGTCGCCCAAGCCGGTGCTGCTGGGCAAGGATGAACTGGGCGGGCTGACCCGCTCCTTCGCCGAGATGACCCAGCAGCTCTCCGATGCGCGCGCGGCCGTCAACCAGAGCATGGTGCAGGTCAACGCGGCCCGGGCCCACCTGCAGACCATCCTGGACAACCTCACCGCCGGCGTGATCGTGCTGGACGAGCAGGGCCGCATCGACACCGCCAACCCGGGTGCCGCCCGCATCCTGCGCGTGCCGCTGGCCGAGCACCTGGGCCAGCCGCTGGCCGGCGTACCGGGCCTGCAGGCCTTCGGCGCGGCGGTGCTGGCCCAGTTCGGGGACTTCATCAACGAGCAGCGCCCGCAGGGGCCGAACCACTGGCAGCAATCGTTCGAGCTCAACCCGGCCCAGGTCGATTCGCCGGCGCAGAGCTCGGCCATCACGCTGGTGGCGCGCGGTGCGCTGATGCCGGGCGACGAGCCCGGCACCACGGCCCGGCTGGTGGTGTTCGATGACATCTCGGAGATCGTGTCGGCGCAGCGGGCCCAGGCCTGGGGCGAGGTGGCGCGCCGGCTGGCGCACGAGATCAAGAACCCGCTGACCCCGATCCAGCTCTCGGCCGAGCGCCTGGCGCACAAGCTGGACGCCAAGGTGGCCGAGCCCGAGCGGGCGGTGCTGCGCAAGTCGGTGCAGACCATCGTCGATCAGGTCGATGCGATGAAGCGCCTGGTGAACGAATTCCGCGACTACGCGCGGCTGCCGGCGGCTGAACTCAAGCCGGTGGACCTGAACGGTCTGCTCGCCGACGTGCTGCACCTGTACGCGCGCGAAGGCGAGTCGGCCGCGGGCTCCCAGGTGCCGGTGCGCGCCGAGATCGATCCGGCCTGCCCGCGCATCCTGGGCGATGCCCAGCAGCTGCGCCAGGTGATCCATAACCTGCTGCAGAACGCGCAGGACGCCACCGAAGGCTCGGCAGGGCAGGAGGTGGTGGTGCGCACGCAGTGGAACGCGACCAGCCGGCGGGTACGGCTGGTGGTGCAGGACAGCGGCACCGGGTTCCCGGAGCACATCCTCAAGCGCGCCTTCGAGCCTTACGTCACGACCAAGGACAAGGGCACGGGGCTGGGGCTGGCGGTGGTCAAGAAGATCGCCGACGAGCATGGCGCCCGCATCGACGTGAAGAACCGGCTGGAGGAGGGCGCCGTTGTCGGGGCCCAAGTCTCGGTATCATTTGCAGTTGCGGCCTGA
- a CDS encoding DUF4390 domain-containing protein: MALAAALARAEMAEVTQLRLERSDEGVLLSANVRFELPPPVEDALLKGIPMFFVADAALLRDRWYWYDKQVAGASRYMRLSYQPLTRRWRLQVSPTPIGSAGLALGQSFDSQEEAMSAVQHISRWKIAELADLEPEARYSVDFRFRLDVSQLPRPFQIGAVGQSDWSLAATRTQRLALENLR; the protein is encoded by the coding sequence CTGGCCCTGGCGGCTGCGCTGGCCCGGGCCGAGATGGCGGAAGTCACGCAGCTGCGGCTGGAGCGCTCCGACGAGGGCGTGCTGCTGAGTGCCAACGTGCGTTTCGAGTTGCCGCCGCCGGTGGAGGATGCGCTGCTCAAGGGCATCCCGATGTTCTTCGTGGCCGACGCCGCGTTGCTGCGCGATCGCTGGTACTGGTACGACAAGCAGGTGGCGGGAGCCTCGCGCTACATGCGGCTGTCCTACCAGCCGCTGACCCGGCGCTGGCGGCTGCAGGTCTCGCCCACGCCGATCGGCAGCGCCGGGCTGGCGCTGGGCCAGAGCTTCGACAGCCAGGAAGAGGCGATGTCGGCGGTGCAGCACATCTCGCGCTGGAAGATCGCCGAGCTGGCCGACCTGGAGCCGGAGGCGCGCTACAGCGTGGATTTCCGCTTCCGGCTGGACGTGTCGCAATTGCCCCGGCCGTTCCAGATCGGCGCCGTCGGCCAGTCCGACTGGAGCCTGGCCGCCACGCGCACCCAGCGCCTGGCCCTGGAGAATCTGCGCTGA
- the rsmB gene encoding 16S rRNA (cytosine(967)-C(5))-methyltransferase RsmB gives MSNLPLWRQLQAAASIVRAVRSGESATPALARVPAELRPAAQALAFHALRHLGRAEALRRQLARRTPPAEADALLCTALALAWREDGAPYEPFTLVDQAVEAVKRSPATASQAGFLNACLRRFLREREALVAATDADPVARWNHPGWWIERLRKDHPQHWQSILRAGSSPPPMTLRVNPRRGSRPALQQAWREAGIEAVEVGEQGLVLARPRPVQEIPGFGEGLVSVQDAAAQLAAPLLLDALQPVPGQRLRLLDACAAPGGKTAHLLELADAELTALEVDPSRAARIDDTLQRLGLSARVVAADAGTPADWWDGRPFDGILLDAPCTASGIVRRHPDARWLRRPGDVARLAAQQDRLLHALWPLLRPGGRLLYCTCSVFREEGEQRIRAFVAHNKAVVLRPAPGHLLPSSGGAAEGVRDNRYGDHDGFFYALLEKGPDPVA, from the coding sequence TTGTCCAACCTCCCCCTCTGGCGGCAACTTCAGGCCGCGGCCTCCATCGTGCGGGCCGTGCGCTCGGGCGAATCGGCGACGCCGGCCCTGGCGCGCGTGCCGGCCGAGTTGCGGCCGGCCGCGCAGGCGCTCGCCTTCCATGCCCTGCGGCATCTCGGCCGCGCCGAGGCGCTGCGGCGCCAGCTGGCGCGGCGCACCCCGCCGGCCGAAGCAGACGCCTTGCTGTGCACCGCGCTGGCGCTGGCCTGGCGCGAAGACGGCGCGCCCTACGAGCCCTTCACGCTGGTGGACCAGGCGGTGGAAGCGGTCAAGCGGTCGCCGGCGACGGCATCGCAAGCGGGCTTCCTCAATGCCTGCCTGCGCCGCTTCCTGCGCGAGCGCGAAGCGCTGGTCGCCGCCACCGACGCCGACCCGGTGGCGCGCTGGAACCATCCGGGCTGGTGGATCGAGCGTCTGCGCAAGGACCATCCGCAGCACTGGCAGTCGATCCTGCGCGCCGGCAGCAGCCCCCCGCCGATGACGCTGCGGGTGAATCCGCGCCGCGGCAGCCGGCCCGCGCTGCAGCAGGCCTGGCGCGAGGCGGGGATCGAAGCGGTCGAGGTCGGCGAGCAGGGTTTGGTGCTGGCCCGGCCGCGGCCGGTGCAGGAGATCCCGGGCTTCGGCGAAGGGCTGGTATCGGTGCAGGACGCGGCGGCGCAGCTCGCGGCACCCCTGCTGCTGGATGCGCTGCAGCCCGTGCCAGGCCAGCGCTTGCGCCTGCTGGACGCCTGCGCGGCGCCCGGCGGCAAGACCGCCCATTTGCTGGAGCTGGCCGATGCCGAGCTCACCGCGCTGGAAGTCGATCCGTCGCGCGCGGCCCGCATCGACGACACCTTGCAGCGGCTGGGCCTGTCGGCCCGCGTCGTCGCGGCCGATGCCGGCACGCCGGCCGACTGGTGGGATGGCCGGCCGTTCGATGGCATCCTGCTGGATGCGCCCTGCACCGCATCGGGCATCGTGCGCCGCCATCCCGACGCGCGCTGGCTGCGCCGGCCCGGCGACGTCGCGCGCCTGGCCGCGCAGCAGGACCGGCTGCTGCACGCGCTCTGGCCGCTGCTGCGACCCGGCGGCCGGCTGCTGTATTGCACCTGCTCGGTATTTCGCGAGGAGGGCGAACAGCGCATCCGGGCGTTTGTTGCACACAACAAAGCGGTCGTTTTGCGGCCTGCGCCGGGCCATTTGCTGCCCTCATCGGGCGGCGCAGCCGAAGGCGTCCGGGACAATCGATACGGTGATCACGACGGTTTCTTCTACGCCTTGCTGGAAAAGGGCCCCGACCCGGTGGCTTGA
- a CDS encoding LemA family protein translates to MSNSILSWVAAAMLLFWAVGAYNRLVRLRGDAGASFAALDAELTRQVQLVRQLLPDDGEHPASLFDGTEASFWGGLQGAAAQLEAALLSARHKPLQPERIAALAAAQSVLAMTWERAEREDAHDLAGPRLPESLTLRRAHMATQCAAAAAHFTQSVDAYNQAIRQFPAVLLAWVFGFRPARGIEAMPVATA, encoded by the coding sequence ATGTCCAACTCCATCCTCTCCTGGGTCGCCGCCGCGATGCTGCTGTTCTGGGCCGTGGGCGCCTACAACCGGCTGGTGCGCCTGCGCGGCGATGCCGGCGCCAGCTTCGCGGCGCTGGACGCCGAACTCACGCGCCAGGTGCAACTGGTGCGGCAACTGCTGCCCGACGACGGCGAGCATCCCGCCTCGCTCTTCGACGGCACCGAAGCTTCGTTCTGGGGCGGTCTGCAGGGCGCGGCCGCGCAACTGGAGGCGGCGCTGCTCTCGGCTCGCCACAAGCCGCTGCAGCCCGAGCGCATCGCCGCGCTGGCGGCGGCCCAGTCGGTCCTGGCCATGACCTGGGAGCGCGCCGAGCGCGAGGACGCGCACGACCTGGCGGGGCCACGGCTGCCGGAGTCGCTCACCCTGCGCCGGGCGCACATGGCCACGCAATGCGCGGCCGCGGCCGCGCACTTCACGCAGTCGGTCGATGCGTACAACCAGGCGATCCGGCAGTTTCCGGCGGTGCTGCTGGCCTGGGTGTTCGGCTTCCGCCCGGCGCGCGGGATCGAGGCCATGCCGGTCGCCACCGCCTGA